From a single Pseudomonadota bacterium genomic region:
- a CDS encoding succinate dehydrogenase cytochrome b subunit, which yields MSLIKEFYGSTLGKKMTMALTGLVLVGFVVGHMAGNLKIFAGFDTKTDDYKIDSYGRFLHEMGSELLGHSGVLWLVRVVLIVCVILHAFSGIQLARLNRRAKPQGYKISSYRSANAASRTMLYGGLFLIAFITYHILHFTTGSVHFRGFSEGEIYANVFSAFQSYPIVGFYIVSMALLGLHLYHGTWSMFQTLGVDTPRWNSGMRTMAKIVAIGLFIGFSSVPLAVVSGLLAPPQVDNHG from the coding sequence ATGAGTCTTATAAAAGAGTTCTACGGTTCAACGCTCGGAAAAAAGATGACGATGGCGCTGACCGGACTAGTATTGGTTGGCTTTGTGGTCGGGCATATGGCCGGCAACCTTAAGATCTTCGCAGGGTTCGACACCAAAACAGATGACTACAAGATCGACAGTTACGGAAGGTTTCTGCATGAGATGGGATCCGAACTGCTAGGACACTCCGGCGTACTTTGGTTAGTGCGCGTAGTGCTTATTGTTTGCGTTATATTGCACGCTTTTAGCGGTATTCAATTAGCTCGCCTTAATCGAAGAGCAAAGCCGCAGGGTTACAAGATAAGTTCGTATCGCTCGGCTAATGCAGCATCGCGGACGATGCTCTACGGCGGACTCTTTCTTATAGCGTTTATCACCTACCATATCCTACATTTTACGACCGGCTCAGTGCACTTTCGTGGGTTTAGTGAGGGTGAGATCTATGCCAACGTATTTAGCGCCTTTCAGAGCTATCCGATCGTCGGTTTCTATATAGTATCTATGGCGCTCTTAGGGTTACATCTTTACCATGGAACGTGGAGCATGTTTCAGACCCTGGGGGTTGATACTCCACGTTGGAACAGTGGTATGCGCACAATGGCCAAGATCGTAGCGATCGGACTTTTTATCGGATTCTCCTCGGTCCCGCTCGCTGTTGTTAGCGGACTCCTTGCACCACCACAAGTAGATAACCACGGCTAA
- a CDS encoding alpha-amylase family glycosyl hydrolase — MNPSLYQINIRTFLSNLGRQATLDDIPDLFLDRLAQQGFDWLWPLGIWSIGTASRAVSRSERGWRDEYLKTLPDLCDADIGGSPFAITAYCTDPALGGDEALARLRARLADRGIKLLVDFVPNHVALDHPWVNTNTEFLIEGDERSRSAAPDRWITLPNGKVFAYGRDPNYPGWPDTLQLNYLNPLLREAMTTELRSIATRCDGVRCDMAMLLEPEIFARTWAETLGCSSEGLPSFWPAAIKAVRQDSPKFLFMAEVYWGYEWRLQQHGFDYTYDKTFYDRLLDLKAPAIREHLAAPRGYQMHMARFLENHDESRIAAKLPLPAHRAAAILTFLAPGLRFFHDGQLQGSKVRVPVHLHRAPRELPCSEVAEFYKALLPIVHSPAVRSGAWHMLEISPAWAGNPTHENFICYLIEHPLDHLLVVVNYTSYRGQCLIKIPERSWLNGSAELRDKLSHERCVRSALDLSQRGLFIDAPEWGVHIFSIECYS, encoded by the coding sequence GTGAATCCTAGCCTCTACCAGATCAATATAAGAACATTTCTATCGAACCTAGGGCGGCAAGCTACCCTAGACGATATCCCAGATCTGTTTTTGGACAGACTCGCACAGCAGGGCTTTGATTGGCTCTGGCCGTTAGGGATCTGGTCAATTGGTACGGCGAGTAGAGCGGTTTCTCGCTCTGAGCGTGGTTGGCGAGATGAGTACCTAAAAACTCTCCCCGATCTATGCGACGCCGATATCGGTGGCTCGCCTTTCGCCATCACCGCCTACTGCACAGATCCGGCCCTGGGAGGAGATGAGGCGTTAGCACGACTTAGGGCGCGCTTAGCAGATCGTGGAATTAAGCTACTGGTTGACTTCGTGCCCAATCATGTAGCACTGGATCATCCATGGGTGAATACTAACACAGAGTTCCTAATTGAAGGGGACGAGCGTAGTCGCAGCGCGGCACCGGATCGCTGGATCACGCTACCTAATGGAAAAGTATTCGCCTATGGCCGTGATCCGAACTACCCCGGCTGGCCCGATACCCTACAACTTAATTATCTTAATCCGTTGCTGCGCGAGGCGATGACAACCGAGCTGCGCTCGATAGCTACACGCTGTGATGGGGTGCGCTGTGATATGGCGATGCTACTTGAGCCCGAGATCTTTGCACGCACCTGGGCGGAAACCCTTGGGTGTAGCTCTGAGGGTCTGCCCTCTTTCTGGCCGGCAGCTATTAAAGCAGTCCGGCAGGATAGCCCTAAGTTTCTTTTTATGGCCGAGGTCTATTGGGGCTACGAATGGAGGCTCCAACAACACGGCTTTGATTACACATACGACAAAACGTTCTACGACAGACTGCTGGATCTTAAGGCCCCTGCCATACGCGAGCACTTGGCTGCGCCGCGTGGATATCAGATGCATATGGCTCGCTTTTTAGAGAATCACGACGAGTCGCGTATCGCCGCAAAGCTGCCTCTACCCGCACATCGCGCCGCCGCCATTCTAACCTTTCTCGCCCCAGGCCTTAGGTTTTTTCACGACGGGCAGCTTCAGGGCAGTAAGGTGCGGGTTCCTGTGCACCTTCATAGAGCGCCGCGTGAACTGCCTTGCAGCGAGGTCGCGGAGTTCTATAAAGCGCTTCTTCCGATCGTACACTCCCCCGCTGTGCGCTCAGGCGCCTGGCACATGCTTGAGATTTCCCCTGCTTGGGCCGGAAATCCTACGCACGAGAACTTCATCTGCTACCTGATCGAGCACCCCCTTGATCATCTCCTGGTTGTGGTTAACTACACCTCATACCGTGGTCAGTGCTTAATTAAGATTCCAGAGCGCAGCTGGCTTAACGGCTCAGCGGAGCTACGCGATAAGTTATCCCACGAACGGTGCGTCCGATCAGCGCTTGATTTATCGCAGCGTGGTCTGTTTATAGATGCTCCGGAGTGGGGAGTTCATATATTCTCGATCGAATGCTACTCATGA
- a CDS encoding tRNA-dihydrouridine synthase family protein, with amino-acid sequence MTLLANSHNFIDPNKPALVLAPMDGVTDHLMRRVLTDLMPFSYCVTEFVRISTLVPPERSFIRDMPELTCGSVTRYGTAVQLQLLGGNPDLMAEAAASAVSIGATGIDINFGCPAPTVNRHDGGATLLKYPERIEAIVSAVRSAVPKHLPVSAKLRLGWEDPTAIYENAQRAARGGASWITIHGRTKMQGYTPPAYWEPIGRVRRELDIPVVANGEIWCLDDLKRCEEQSGGKHFMIGRGALAEPGMLASCAEYLGLPGRVEGVSFCGDSPTLWLEILSRLATESRNNAEGDRRTVARIKQWLNYAHKRRTISWFDRVKTATDSKEIFAAIANLIDLLDGEQKISIAA; translated from the coding sequence GTGACGCTCCTGGCAAATTCGCACAATTTTATAGATCCCAATAAACCGGCGCTCGTACTGGCGCCGATGGATGGTGTAACTGACCATCTGATGCGCCGAGTTCTTACGGATCTGATGCCGTTTTCGTACTGTGTTACTGAATTCGTGCGTATCTCGACCCTTGTGCCCCCGGAGCGTAGCTTTATTCGTGATATGCCGGAGCTCACCTGTGGGAGCGTTACTCGCTATGGAACGGCGGTTCAGCTTCAACTCCTTGGCGGTAATCCAGATCTAATGGCGGAGGCTGCTGCATCTGCCGTAAGTATTGGGGCTACTGGAATTGATATCAACTTTGGATGTCCAGCACCTACAGTTAATAGGCACGACGGAGGAGCGACGTTACTTAAATACCCGGAGCGAATTGAAGCGATCGTTTCGGCTGTTAGGAGCGCGGTTCCTAAGCATCTTCCCGTTTCAGCGAAGCTCAGACTAGGTTGGGAGGACCCGACAGCTATTTATGAGAATGCGCAGCGCGCCGCTCGTGGCGGTGCCTCCTGGATTACGATACATGGGCGCACGAAGATGCAGGGCTATACTCCGCCCGCCTATTGGGAGCCGATCGGAAGGGTGCGTCGGGAGCTGGATATTCCGGTGGTTGCAAATGGAGAGATCTGGTGTCTCGATGATCTTAAACGGTGCGAGGAGCAGAGCGGCGGTAAGCACTTTATGATAGGGCGCGGCGCGTTGGCCGAGCCTGGAATGCTCGCTAGTTGCGCTGAGTATCTAGGATTGCCGGGGCGTGTAGAGGGGGTTTCTTTTTGCGGCGATTCGCCGACCCTTTGGTTAGAGATTCTTTCGCGCCTCGCTACTGAGTCGAGGAATAACGCCGAGGGGGATAGAAGGACCGTTGCGCGTATAAAGCAGTGGCTTAACTATGCGCATAAGCGCCGCACTATTTCATGGTTCGATCGGGTTAAGACCGCTACGGATAGTAAGGAGATCTTTGCAGCTATCGCCAACCTCATAGATCTCTTAGACGGCGAGCAAAAAATCAGCATCGCCGCATAG
- a CDS encoding lytic transglycosylase domain-containing protein: MKLDLDRSNRSVASPILAPQGRLVRSTRAAGAGLLAATPVVETEAPESGANSNLVRFVIPIALFLSAAAYMLSAPTADVDSEIELATVRSEDLRRSIIQTFDATDLERPRVVTTNARQTSLLAPLHQHKARQKPAIVANLTPPIIPVAYHTAPRASKNSATIARIYQIIKLYSPRHNNPRALAERIVAESHAQGYDPIFVAAVIKSESTFNATARSNKGAQGLMQIMPKTGAWLAERNNIRKLRIYEEGHNLKLGIAYLKELEAEYGGDKVMTLVAYNWGPGHVLSATGGKRKIPAEVLTYAVKILNDYRRWRGDIQKTARG; this comes from the coding sequence ATGAAACTGGATTTAGATCGCTCAAATAGGAGTGTTGCTAGCCCCATACTAGCGCCGCAGGGAAGGCTTGTTCGCTCAACGCGCGCGGCGGGTGCCGGGCTACTTGCAGCTACCCCAGTTGTTGAGACCGAGGCACCAGAATCTGGGGCTAATTCCAATTTGGTCCGCTTTGTAATACCGATAGCTCTTTTTCTCTCTGCCGCTGCTTATATGCTCTCTGCGCCCACCGCAGATGTAGATTCAGAGATTGAGTTAGCGACAGTTCGGTCGGAGGATCTAAGGAGATCAATTATACAAACATTTGATGCAACCGATCTGGAGCGACCTCGCGTGGTAACGACCAACGCTCGTCAAACATCTTTATTAGCACCTTTACACCAACACAAAGCTAGACAGAAGCCTGCTATAGTGGCAAATCTAACCCCGCCGATCATCCCAGTTGCCTACCACACAGCACCAAGAGCCTCCAAAAACTCGGCTACCATAGCCCGGATTTACCAGATTATTAAGCTATACTCTCCGCGCCACAATAATCCGCGAGCACTAGCTGAGCGCATAGTTGCTGAGAGTCATGCGCAGGGATACGATCCGATCTTTGTGGCCGCTGTTATAAAGTCTGAGAGTACTTTTAATGCAACGGCGAGATCTAACAAAGGCGCGCAGGGGTTGATGCAGATCATGCCTAAAACCGGTGCGTGGCTCGCCGAACGGAATAATATACGTAAACTACGCATCTACGAAGAGGGGCACAACCTAAAGCTCGGCATCGCCTACTTAAAAGAGCTCGAAGCGGAGTACGGGGGCGATAAGGTTATGACCCTAGTTGCATACAACTGGGGCCCTGGGCATGTGCTATCTGCAACTGGCGGTAAGCGCAAAATACCGGCAGAGGTTTTGACCTATGCCGTGAAAATTCTTAACGACTACCGTCGCTGGCGTGGTGATATACAAAAGACCGCGCGTGGATAA
- a CDS encoding DUF3298 domain-containing protein yields MINTPLRLIPIALLGSVFLGCSITTPDLATEPLETQRVAAEPKLLGACNPTPCVKILFDPLPSLSKELSPEARAAITKETSSVLYAPLDSEERQETIDLVMAELKERFDEFVNEGLSDITLDWEFSRTATVLFENPDVITIDIVSQGYLGGAHGFNDRTLLTFNARDGRRLSLDDIIDPKSRSMLQTIVEAEFRRTRQIPVGRSLAEAGFFMKPGDPILVPSNFGITPMGLLLQYNPYEIAPYVFGPTEVIVPKEAFQGLLSSESRHLTDTIDANEKQAS; encoded by the coding sequence ATGATAAACACCCCACTACGCCTTATACCCATAGCGCTTCTTGGAAGCGTATTTCTTGGTTGCTCAATAACTACGCCAGATCTTGCTACAGAGCCGTTAGAGACGCAGCGCGTAGCTGCAGAGCCGAAGCTGCTCGGGGCCTGCAATCCAACACCGTGCGTTAAGATATTGTTCGATCCCTTACCGAGCCTATCTAAGGAGCTATCACCAGAAGCCCGCGCTGCAATTACAAAGGAGACCTCCTCTGTGCTCTATGCCCCACTCGACAGCGAGGAGCGCCAGGAAACTATAGATTTAGTAATGGCTGAGCTCAAGGAGCGCTTTGATGAGTTCGTAAATGAGGGGCTCTCTGATATTACGCTCGATTGGGAGTTTAGTCGGACGGCGACAGTACTTTTCGAGAACCCAGATGTAATAACTATCGATATAGTCAGTCAGGGTTATTTAGGTGGCGCGCACGGATTTAATGACCGCACACTACTGACATTCAATGCACGAGATGGTCGCAGACTCTCGCTTGATGACATAATAGATCCAAAATCAAGGAGCATGTTACAAACTATCGTTGAGGCGGAGTTTCGCCGCACGCGCCAGATTCCTGTGGGTAGATCACTGGCAGAGGCTGGTTTCTTTATGAAGCCCGGGGATCCGATCTTAGTTCCGAGCAACTTCGGTATTACCCCAATGGGGCTTCTCTTGCAGTATAATCCCTACGAGATAGCGCCGTATGTTTTTGGGCCTACGGAGGTTATTGTTCCAAAAGAGGCTTTTCAAGGGCTGCTTAGCTCTGAGTCTCGCCATCTGACAGACACTATCGACGCGAATGAGAAGCAAGCATCGTGA
- a CDS encoding fumarate reductase/succinate dehydrogenase flavoprotein subunit, with translation MQLELNAQIPSGPIEQKWQSHKDHIKLVSPSNKRKHTVIVVGTGLAGGAAAASLGELGYNVKAFCFQDSPRRAHSIAAQGGINAAKNYQNDGDSVFRLFYDTIKGGDFRSREANVYRLAELSVNIIDQCVAQGVPFAREYGGLLSNRSFGGAQVSRTFYAKGQTGQQLLLGAYAALNHQIHLGTVEMHPSTEMQDLIIVDGRCRGIVTRNLRTGLIESHVADAVVFATGGYSNVFYLSTSAMGSNATAIWRAYKHGAGMANPCFTQIHPTSIPVSGEHQSKLTLMSESLRNDGRIWVPNKQGDKRLPSDIPESERDYYLERRYPSFGNLSPRDIASRAAKERCDAGYGVGPMGLGVYLDLTDSIKRLGQDVIQARYGNLLDMYANISGDDPYKTPMRIYPAPHYTMGGLWVDYNLMTTIPGLFAAGEANFSDHGANRLGASALMQGLADGYFILPYTIGDYVAQQSLSAVGPQHAEVRAAEERANARVEKFLSMKGSKTVDHYHRVLGRIMWDKCGMLRTEQGLKEALSKIAALKEEFWQNSVIGGEAQELNQELEKAGRVADFFELGELMCLDALNRNESCGAHFREEYQTEDGEAKRDDNAYCYSAVWSQKQDGVGHDLTKEPLAFDNVHLATRNYK, from the coding sequence ATGCAGCTAGAACTTAACGCGCAGATTCCATCAGGCCCGATTGAGCAGAAGTGGCAGAGCCACAAAGACCATATTAAGCTCGTTAGTCCGTCCAATAAACGCAAGCACACAGTAATAGTAGTTGGTACTGGACTAGCCGGTGGTGCTGCCGCTGCATCGCTAGGCGAGCTAGGATACAACGTTAAAGCGTTCTGCTTTCAGGACTCCCCGAGACGGGCGCACAGCATCGCAGCGCAGGGTGGTATTAACGCCGCTAAGAACTATCAAAACGATGGCGACAGCGTCTTTCGCCTCTTTTATGACACGATCAAGGGCGGCGACTTTCGCTCGCGTGAAGCGAACGTTTACCGTCTAGCTGAACTGAGCGTTAATATAATCGACCAGTGCGTAGCGCAGGGGGTGCCGTTTGCGCGTGAGTACGGAGGGCTTCTCTCGAATCGATCGTTTGGTGGAGCTCAGGTTTCTAGAACCTTCTATGCCAAGGGACAGACCGGCCAGCAACTTTTGCTTGGTGCCTATGCTGCGCTTAATCACCAGATCCACCTCGGAACGGTCGAGATGCACCCATCGACTGAGATGCAGGATCTTATTATCGTAGATGGTCGGTGTCGGGGTATCGTAACGCGTAACTTAAGGACCGGATTGATTGAAAGCCACGTGGCCGATGCAGTTGTTTTTGCAACGGGTGGATACTCAAACGTGTTCTATCTTTCAACTAGCGCGATGGGGTCTAATGCGACCGCCATTTGGCGCGCCTATAAACATGGCGCCGGTATGGCAAATCCATGTTTTACGCAGATTCATCCTACCAGCATTCCGGTATCGGGGGAGCACCAATCGAAATTAACCCTGATGAGTGAGTCACTTAGAAACGATGGGCGGATCTGGGTTCCGAATAAGCAGGGGGATAAGCGCTTGCCGAGCGATATTCCTGAAAGCGAGCGAGATTACTATCTTGAGCGCCGTTATCCAAGTTTCGGAAATCTCTCCCCACGCGATATCGCCTCGCGCGCTGCAAAGGAGCGTTGTGATGCTGGCTACGGCGTTGGGCCTATGGGACTTGGTGTATATCTTGATCTCACTGATTCTATAAAGCGCCTGGGTCAAGATGTAATTCAGGCACGCTACGGAAACCTCCTTGATATGTACGCAAATATCTCTGGAGATGACCCGTATAAAACTCCGATGCGTATCTATCCAGCGCCGCACTATACGATGGGCGGTCTCTGGGTAGATTATAATCTGATGACAACTATCCCTGGGCTCTTTGCTGCAGGAGAGGCTAACTTCTCAGACCACGGTGCTAATCGACTTGGCGCAAGCGCTCTGATGCAGGGCTTGGCGGATGGTTATTTTATACTGCCTTATACGATCGGTGATTACGTTGCACAGCAAAGCTTGAGCGCCGTAGGGCCGCAGCACGCCGAGGTGCGCGCAGCCGAGGAGCGTGCCAACGCGCGAGTAGAGAAGTTCCTCTCGATGAAGGGTTCCAAGACGGTTGATCACTATCACCGAGTGCTTGGGCGAATCATGTGGGATAAGTGCGGAATGTTGCGAACCGAGCAGGGGCTCAAAGAGGCGCTCTCAAAGATAGCTGCCCTAAAAGAGGAGTTCTGGCAGAATTCAGTTATCGGCGGCGAGGCTCAGGAGCTTAATCAGGAGCTTGAAAAGGCCGGTCGTGTGGCGGACTTCTTTGAGTTAGGGGAGCTAATGTGCTTAGACGCCCTTAACCGCAACGAATCTTGTGGTGCACACTTCCGAGAGGAGTATCAGACCGAGGACGGCGAAGCGAAGCGTGATGATAACGCCTACTGCTACTCTGCCGTGTGGAGCCAGAAGCAGGATGGGGTAGGGCACGATCTTACCAAGGAGCCACTCGCCTTCGATAACGTTCACCTGGCTACTAGAAATTACAAATAA
- a CDS encoding succinate dehydrogenase/fumarate reductase iron-sulfur subunit — MNLTLFVWRQKGATGEARFEKHEVHGVSSDSSFLEMLDVLNMHLVERGDSPVAFAHDCREGICGSCSMTINGRPHGPKSLTTACQLHMRTFKDGDTIYIEPFRAAAFPVVRDLVTDRSAFDRIQQAGGYVSVQTGAAAEANSIPIEKDLADEAFDAAACIGCGACVAACPNGSAMLFTAAKVTHLALLPQGAPERSRRVLSMVAKMDAELFGGCTNHGECQEACPKGISIKYIAQMNRDYMSATLKKARTIRGKVRAQ; from the coding sequence ATGAACCTTACGTTGTTTGTTTGGCGCCAGAAGGGTGCTACGGGGGAAGCAAGATTCGAAAAACATGAGGTTCATGGAGTTAGTAGCGACTCTTCGTTTCTTGAGATGCTAGACGTTCTGAATATGCACCTGGTAGAGCGTGGCGATTCGCCGGTAGCATTTGCGCACGATTGCCGAGAGGGGATCTGCGGGTCGTGTTCCATGACCATTAACGGCCGTCCGCACGGCCCTAAGAGCCTCACAACTGCCTGCCAGCTTCATATGCGAACCTTTAAGGACGGCGATACTATATATATAGAGCCGTTTAGGGCTGCAGCCTTTCCTGTTGTCAGAGATCTAGTAACTGACCGTAGCGCCTTTGATCGAATTCAACAGGCGGGGGGCTACGTCTCGGTTCAGACCGGAGCTGCGGCGGAGGCCAACTCTATTCCAATTGAGAAGGACTTAGCGGATGAGGCCTTCGATGCCGCTGCCTGTATCGGGTGCGGTGCCTGCGTAGCGGCGTGCCCAAACGGGTCGGCGATGCTATTTACGGCGGCGAAGGTTACCCACCTTGCACTACTACCGCAGGGTGCGCCGGAGCGCAGTCGGAGGGTGCTTAGCATGGTTGCTAAGATGGATGCCGAGCTTTTTGGAGGGTGTACCAACCACGGCGAGTGCCAGGAGGCCTGCCCAAAGGGGATAAGCATCAAGTATATCGCGCAGATGAACCGTGACTATATGAGCGCAACCCTTAAGAAAGCCAGAACTATTCGTGGCAAGGTGCGAGCGCAGTAG
- a CDS encoding DEAD/DEAH box helicase, with product MDTLFKTARELASHSTWSAGVELARNADFQERRGVLGDERTFSLHQGPRDRILTVVLSEANELWQCDCGANEDPCKHVVATILAVRQGLLGRPLMRASSTAPGVVVHTLSRRGGRISFARVLCAGEVREPFITSLTQAITARASSLPPIAYTNEELLVDHILTGRKDGVLDPKTMRLLIPMLARVSNVELDGEPIRVLLEAIAPSVIVLDESGGFRVRRDLTTGVSELFENGVALLDGALCAVEDSALTLEELKLISGEGTFFPAAMASELASRIIPHLESKVTVEVQTKELPRARRIAPRIVIETVSDPDGARMSVIPHLVYGDPVIAEVRAGALELLSRREVPVRDPVEESRLERDLGRRLALRLNEALVLNGEGAVRFVERLRGWETRGDGVTIFNPASSLEPTFSEGTDSLDMILRSPTGATISLKSALAAHYAGGSFVQLTGGGWGALPKEWLASHLVALERMLAFRASEQRSPAALLPEVSEICDSLGLATPDYFERLRKGLEHVDSLPEAILPGDLTAELRPYQVDGVRWLSFLRSHGLNGLLADDMGLGKTLQALCVAEGRTLVVAPTSVLHSWREQIARFRPALTVSLYHGPQRVLDCAAAITITSYALMRLDIEQLQTEEWDTIILDEAQMIRNPDSQVARASYKLRGAFKISLSGTPIENSLLDLWSQFHFLAPGLLGPVSDFRRHSTSSTTMSAAARLKRRTTPFILRRLKRDVAKELPPKTEVVLECELSKEERTVYESVMAATRSEIVERIGGGEGIFSALEAILRLRQACCHTALLPGIAAESSSKIELLLESLGNSLEQGHRALVFSQWTSLLNLIEPKLSEQGISFSRIDGSTSERGAIVEQFQRSDGPSVMLLSLKAGGLGLTLTAADHVYILDPWWNPATEDQAADRSYRIGQENPVVVHRLVASDTIEGRILALQGRKRALLSEAIGDSSEISLSRQDILEILS from the coding sequence ATGGATACGCTTTTTAAAACAGCGCGCGAGCTTGCTTCGCACTCTACCTGGTCAGCAGGTGTTGAGTTAGCCCGTAACGCCGATTTTCAGGAGCGCAGGGGCGTCCTGGGTGATGAGAGGACGTTTTCGCTTCATCAGGGTCCCCGCGATCGTATCTTAACGGTAGTACTCTCTGAAGCTAACGAGCTGTGGCAGTGTGATTGCGGTGCAAACGAAGACCCGTGTAAGCACGTCGTAGCAACGATCTTAGCCGTTCGTCAGGGACTTCTTGGGCGCCCCCTTATGCGCGCGTCGAGTACGGCACCAGGGGTCGTCGTACATACTCTATCTAGGCGCGGTGGTCGGATATCATTTGCGCGCGTGCTGTGTGCTGGAGAGGTGCGCGAGCCATTTATTACATCCCTCACGCAGGCTATTACGGCCCGCGCGTCATCCTTACCTCCAATCGCATACACAAATGAGGAGCTACTAGTTGATCATATCCTGACGGGAAGAAAAGATGGCGTGCTCGATCCTAAGACCATGCGGTTACTTATCCCGATGCTTGCGCGCGTTTCTAACGTAGAGCTAGATGGCGAGCCGATACGGGTACTGCTCGAGGCGATAGCTCCGAGTGTTATTGTGCTTGATGAGTCAGGCGGCTTTAGGGTGCGTAGAGATCTCACGACAGGGGTTTCTGAGCTCTTTGAAAACGGAGTTGCTCTATTAGATGGGGCGCTCTGCGCCGTTGAGGACTCTGCACTCACCCTTGAGGAGCTTAAGCTAATATCAGGAGAGGGAACCTTTTTTCCAGCCGCTATGGCTAGCGAGCTCGCCTCTAGAATAATCCCTCACCTAGAGTCTAAGGTTACGGTTGAGGTGCAAACAAAGGAGCTTCCACGCGCTAGGCGTATAGCGCCCCGTATCGTGATTGAGACGGTTTCTGACCCTGATGGAGCCCGTATGAGCGTGATTCCCCACCTAGTATACGGAGATCCGGTGATAGCCGAGGTGCGCGCCGGAGCGCTTGAACTGCTCTCTCGGCGCGAGGTTCCAGTTAGGGACCCAGTTGAGGAGTCCCGGCTTGAGCGCGATCTGGGTAGACGTTTAGCTCTGCGACTAAACGAGGCCTTGGTTCTAAACGGTGAGGGCGCCGTTAGATTTGTAGAGCGATTACGTGGCTGGGAGACGCGCGGTGATGGCGTTACTATCTTTAATCCAGCGAGTTCCCTAGAGCCCACCTTTAGCGAGGGCACAGACTCGCTTGATATGATCCTGCGTAGCCCAACCGGCGCAACTATCTCGCTTAAAAGCGCACTTGCTGCGCACTACGCAGGGGGCTCCTTCGTTCAACTTACTGGTGGCGGATGGGGAGCGCTCCCTAAGGAGTGGCTTGCGTCGCATCTTGTCGCACTTGAACGTATGCTAGCCTTTCGAGCCTCAGAGCAGAGGAGTCCTGCTGCGCTACTGCCCGAAGTGAGCGAGATCTGCGATTCGCTGGGTCTTGCCACACCGGATTATTTCGAACGATTACGAAAAGGGCTGGAGCATGTAGATAGCCTACCAGAGGCTATACTTCCAGGGGACCTAACAGCGGAGCTCCGTCCCTACCAGGTAGACGGCGTGCGGTGGTTATCATTTCTTCGTAGCCACGGACTAAACGGACTGCTGGCTGATGATATGGGGCTTGGAAAAACCCTACAGGCGCTCTGCGTTGCTGAGGGACGAACCTTGGTTGTGGCGCCAACCTCGGTGTTGCACAGTTGGCGTGAGCAGATAGCGCGCTTTAGGCCGGCTCTTACGGTATCGCTATATCATGGGCCACAACGCGTTCTCGACTGCGCCGCTGCCATCACCATAACGAGCTATGCACTTATGCGCCTCGATATAGAGCAGCTCCAGACAGAGGAGTGGGATACTATTATCCTTGACGAGGCTCAGATGATTCGAAATCCTGATAGTCAGGTAGCGCGCGCGTCGTATAAACTGCGCGGTGCTTTTAAGATAAGCCTAAGCGGAACCCCGATTGAGAACTCACTCTTAGATCTATGGAGTCAGTTTCACTTCCTAGCACCAGGGCTGCTCGGCCCAGTTAGCGATTTTAGGCGACACAGCACCTCTAGCACTACGATGAGCGCAGCAGCTCGATTAAAGAGGCGCACCACGCCCTTTATTCTAAGACGCCTTAAGCGCGACGTGGCAAAGGAGCTACCACCAAAAACCGAGGTCGTGCTTGAATGTGAGTTAAGTAAGGAGGAGCGAACCGTTTATGAATCGGTTATGGCGGCAACACGCAGCGAGATTGTAGAGAGAATTGGTGGAGGAGAGGGGATCTTTTCGGCCCTTGAGGCTATCCTTCGTTTGCGGCAGGCGTGTTGTCATACGGCGCTACTGCCAGGAATTGCGGCTGAAAGCTCGAGCAAGATAGAACTGCTACTCGAATCTCTCGGCAATTCACTGGAGCAGGGGCATCGGGCGTTGGTGTTCTCGCAGTGGACCTCGTTACTTAATCTGATTGAGCCAAAGCTAAGCGAGCAGGGGATCTCGTTCTCGCGCATCGATGGTTCAACCTCTGAGCGCGGCGCTATTGTAGAGCAGTTTCAACGCTCGGATGGACCATCGGTGATGCTCCTCTCGCTTAAAGCCGGTGGGCTTGGACTCACCCTAACCGCAGCCGATCATGTCTATATACTAGACCCATGGTGGAACCCAGCCACGGAGGACCAGGCGGCAGACCGCTCCTATCGTATCGGACAGGAGAATCCAGTAGTGGTACACCGCCTGGTTGCAAGCGATACCATCGAAGGCAGGATCTTAGCGCTCCAGGGCCGTAAGAGGGCGTTACTGTCTGAGGCTATCGGGGATAGCTCAGAGATCTCGCTTTCACGGCAAGATATCCTTGAGATTCTGTCCTAA